In Bradyrhizobium sp. CCBAU 051011, the following are encoded in one genomic region:
- a CDS encoding ComEC/Rec2 family competence protein, protein MAEQGDISGRKRGYAGTWPPCAAVAAGGVLPSRPAFWPPLIEALRAWARAEAGAGRLLPWVPVAFGTGIAFYFAADHEPALSAAAVVAIALCAAAVLLRRQKFFPLAVMVAAVAAGFAIATWKTARVAHGVLARPMFSVSLTGFVETRDIRERTDRFVLRVVTMESARGQTRLERVRLSVKKGTAPPVGSFVELKARLLPPLSPVRPGSYDFSRDMFFAGIGASGFVMGAIKTAEPPEAGGLRLRYSAFMQGLRDTIDARIRTTLEGDQRAIATALLTGRRDAISPPVNDAMFISGLGHVLSISGYHMAVVAGVVFFAVRALLALFPALTVGYAIKKWSAAAALVAAAFYLLLSGAEVATQRSFFMTAVVLIAVMVDRRAITFRTLAVAALIVLTVAPEALVHPSFQMSFAATLGLVALVQIGMPRLFATADHTATARAALWGGREITMLLPASLVAGLATTPYAAFHFHRVTPYGVLANLAAMPVVSALVMPAGLLGLVAMPFGFDRPFWAIMGVGIDWMIAVAQWVAALPGAVGRVPAIGIGPLIAASLGIILLGLLRTPLRWSGAALVLAAALWAARAPQPDILISADGRHVGVRGQDGRLHLMHAAKGSRDVFLLKEWLAADADARTATDASLTSGVSCDDFGCVMPSAGGGLVAQAFRPEALADDCERAALIVTLRQAPASCAASVIDAERLRRQGAMTLRRGREGFVVEAVKPRGSDRPWWPAVADAGEVDANVLAPRVVPPRAVDATPAEADLQAEE, encoded by the coding sequence GTGGCGGAGCAAGGCGACATTTCGGGCCGGAAGCGGGGCTATGCCGGCACCTGGCCGCCGTGCGCCGCAGTAGCGGCCGGCGGCGTTCTGCCATCGCGTCCGGCATTCTGGCCGCCGCTGATCGAGGCCCTGCGCGCCTGGGCGCGCGCGGAAGCCGGTGCCGGGCGGTTGCTGCCCTGGGTGCCGGTGGCGTTCGGCACCGGGATCGCATTCTACTTCGCCGCCGATCATGAGCCGGCGCTATCGGCGGCTGCCGTCGTGGCGATCGCCCTGTGCGCGGCGGCGGTGCTGTTGCGGCGGCAAAAATTCTTTCCGCTCGCGGTCATGGTCGCAGCCGTTGCGGCGGGCTTTGCGATCGCGACCTGGAAGACCGCGCGGGTCGCGCATGGCGTGCTGGCGCGGCCGATGTTTTCGGTCTCGCTGACCGGTTTCGTCGAGACCCGCGACATCCGCGAGCGCACCGACCGTTTTGTGCTTCGCGTGGTCACTATGGAAAGCGCGCGGGGCCAAACAAGACTCGAGCGCGTGCGGCTGTCGGTGAAGAAGGGGACGGCGCCGCCGGTCGGCAGCTTTGTCGAGCTGAAGGCGCGGCTGTTGCCGCCGCTTTCGCCGGTGCGGCCGGGCAGCTACGATTTCAGCCGCGACATGTTTTTCGCCGGCATCGGCGCCTCCGGCTTCGTGATGGGCGCGATCAAGACCGCCGAGCCGCCGGAAGCCGGCGGGCTGCGCCTGCGCTATTCGGCGTTCATGCAGGGCCTGCGCGACACCATCGATGCGCGGATCAGGACCACGCTGGAAGGCGACCAGCGCGCCATTGCCACCGCGTTGTTGACCGGGCGGCGCGATGCGATCTCACCGCCGGTGAACGATGCGATGTTCATCTCCGGCCTCGGCCACGTGCTGTCGATCTCCGGCTACCACATGGCCGTTGTCGCCGGCGTCGTGTTCTTTGCGGTGCGGGCGCTGCTCGCCCTGTTCCCTGCGCTCACGGTCGGTTACGCCATCAAGAAATGGTCGGCGGCGGCCGCGCTCGTCGCCGCCGCGTTCTATCTGTTGCTATCCGGCGCCGAGGTCGCGACGCAGCGCTCGTTCTTCATGACGGCGGTGGTGCTCATCGCCGTCATGGTCGATCGCCGCGCGATTACGTTTCGCACGCTGGCGGTCGCCGCCCTGATCGTGCTGACGGTCGCGCCGGAAGCGCTGGTGCATCCGAGTTTCCAGATGTCGTTTGCGGCGACGCTCGGGCTGGTGGCGCTGGTGCAGATCGGCATGCCGCGCCTGTTCGCGACCGCCGATCATACCGCAACCGCCCGCGCGGCGCTGTGGGGCGGCCGCGAGATCACCATGCTGTTGCCGGCCTCGCTGGTGGCGGGGCTCGCGACCACGCCCTACGCCGCCTTCCACTTCCACCGGGTCACGCCCTATGGCGTGCTCGCCAATCTCGCGGCGATGCCGGTGGTGTCGGCGCTGGTGATGCCGGCGGGGCTGCTCGGCCTCGTCGCGATGCCATTCGGGTTCGATCGCCCGTTCTGGGCGATCATGGGCGTCGGCATCGACTGGATGATCGCTGTGGCGCAATGGGTCGCAGCGCTGCCCGGCGCGGTCGGCCGGGTGCCGGCGATCGGCATCGGGCCGCTGATCGCGGCGAGCCTCGGCATCATCCTGCTCGGCCTGTTGCGCACGCCGCTGCGCTGGTCGGGCGCGGCGCTGGTGCTGGCGGCGGCATTGTGGGCGGCGAGGGCGCCGCAGCCGGATATCCTGATCTCCGCCGACGGCCGCCATGTCGGCGTCCGCGGCCAGGATGGGAGGCTGCATCTGATGCACGCGGCCAAGGGGTCCCGGGACGTCTTCCTGCTGAAGGAGTGGCTGGCGGCGGATGCCGACGCGCGCACGGCAACCGATGCATCGCTCACGTCAGGCGTCTCCTGCGACGATTTCGGCTGCGTGATGCCGTCCGCCGGCGGCGGCCTGGTCGCGCAGGCGTTCAGGCCCGAGGCGCTGGCGGACGATTGCGAGCGCGCGGCGCTCATTGTGACCCTGCGGCAGGCGCCCGCTTCCTGCGCGGCTTCCGTGATCGATGCCGAGCGGCTGCGGCGGCAGGGCGCCATGACGCTGCGACGAGGCCGCGAGGGATTTGTCGTCGAGGCGGTGAAGCCGCGAGGGAGCGACCGCCCCTGGTGGCCGGCCGTTGCCGACGCGGGAGAGGTCGACGCCAACGTTCTGGCCCCGCGCGTCGTGCCGCCTCGCGCCGTCGATGCGACGCCAGCCGAGGCGGACCTTCAGGCGGAAGAGTAG
- the glnA gene encoding type I glutamate--ammonia ligase — protein MFPKCATAEDLVKAISDEKVQMIDLRFTDLPGVWQHFSVPPSAANVDALSEGLGFDGSSIRGFQEIQESDMLVVPDPATAFLDPYSPASTLVLICNIRDPVTGQPYSRDARYIAQKAETNLKGTGLADTSYFGPEAEFFVFDDVRYGQGINYAFHEIDSSEGSWNTGKEEDPNLGHKPRPKEGYFPVPPTDSMQALRTEMVLTMEQLGIQIEAHHHEVATGGQNEIDMRFTTLTRMADNLMIYKYVVKNTAREHGMTATFMPKPLFEDNASGMHVHQSLWKGETNLFYDKGDYAELSQFGRYYIGGLLTHAWALCGLCAPTTNSYRRLVPGYEAPINLVYSQRNRSACCRIPMYSPNPRAKRVEFRSPDPSCNPYLAFAAMLMAGLDGINSRIDPGSPIDKNLYDLPPAEAKDVKSTPGSLDQALDALERDHAFLLRGDVFTGDVIETWLDYKRKKEIDPIRLRPHPYEFHLYYDI, from the coding sequence ATGTTTCCGAAGTGTGCGACAGCCGAAGACCTCGTGAAGGCGATCAGCGACGAGAAGGTGCAGATGATCGATCTGCGCTTCACCGACTTGCCTGGGGTGTGGCAGCATTTTTCCGTGCCGCCGAGTGCCGCGAATGTCGACGCTCTCAGCGAAGGCCTTGGATTCGACGGCTCATCCATCCGCGGCTTCCAGGAAATCCAGGAAAGCGACATGCTGGTCGTGCCGGACCCGGCCACGGCCTTCCTCGACCCGTATTCGCCTGCATCGACCCTGGTCCTGATCTGCAACATCAGGGACCCCGTGACCGGTCAACCCTATAGCCGTGACGCCCGTTACATCGCCCAGAAGGCGGAAACCAACCTGAAGGGCACTGGCCTCGCCGATACGAGTTACTTCGGCCCGGAGGCAGAGTTCTTCGTGTTCGACGACGTGCGCTACGGACAGGGCATCAATTACGCCTTCCACGAAATCGATTCCAGCGAAGGAAGTTGGAATACCGGCAAGGAGGAAGACCCGAATCTGGGCCACAAGCCGCGCCCGAAGGAAGGATATTTTCCCGTTCCCCCGACCGACAGCATGCAGGCTCTCCGCACCGAAATGGTGCTGACGATGGAACAACTCGGCATCCAGATCGAAGCCCATCACCATGAAGTCGCAACCGGCGGCCAGAACGAGATCGACATGCGCTTCACTACGCTGACCCGCATGGCGGACAATCTGATGATCTACAAATACGTGGTGAAGAACACCGCCCGCGAGCACGGCATGACCGCAACGTTCATGCCGAAGCCGCTGTTCGAGGACAATGCCTCGGGGATGCACGTTCACCAGTCCCTTTGGAAGGGCGAGACCAATCTGTTCTACGACAAGGGCGACTATGCCGAGTTGAGCCAGTTCGGCCGCTACTACATCGGCGGCCTGCTGACCCACGCCTGGGCGTTGTGCGGGCTTTGCGCCCCCACCACGAACTCCTATCGGCGTCTGGTGCCAGGCTATGAGGCTCCGATCAATCTGGTCTATTCGCAGCGCAACCGCTCAGCCTGCTGCCGGATTCCGATGTATTCGCCGAACCCGCGGGCAAAGCGCGTCGAGTTTCGCTCGCCCGATCCCTCCTGCAATCCCTATCTGGCCTTTGCCGCGATGCTGATGGCCGGCCTTGACGGCATCAACAGCCGGATCGATCCGGGCAGCCCGATCGACAAGAACCTTTATGACCTGCCGCCCGCCGAGGCGAAGGACGTGAAGTCGACACCCGGATCGCTGGATCAGGCGCTCGACGCGCTCGAGCGCGATCACG